The following are from one region of the Bos mutus isolate GX-2022 chromosome 18, NWIPB_WYAK_1.1, whole genome shotgun sequence genome:
- the SSC5D gene encoding soluble scavenger receptor cysteine-rich domain-containing protein SSC5D isoform X5 translates to MRVLACLLEERGPHCLTPPTSLPVALMGTQAVGQRGTDSRDHDDPPSVLDGDPWPGLAGELSPGSEEAPVTPAPRPAGTPQSGSRKKSPRLPKPAKSTRAPVLTAGAPRQERLRLVSGPHGCAGRLEVWHGGRWGTVCDDGWDLRDAAVACRELGCGGALAAPGGARFGPGAGPVWMDDVGCGGGEQALRDCPRSPWGRSNCDHSEDAGLVCTGPAPRLRLADGPHGCAGRLEVWHGGRWGTVCDDGWDLRDAAVACRELGCGGALAAPGGAFFGEGAGPILLDDLRCRGNETALRFCPARPWGQHDCHHREDAGAVCDGMPLGYVPPTAPAAGSNSSGPRGATSRPPPPTASQAPQTPGVSVPPAPPTFLQEPGPDAGSPQLRLVAGPSRCSGRLEVWHAGRWGTVCDDGWDLRDTAVVCRELGCGGPRQSDPTAGRFGWGAGPIWLDDVRCTGTEAALADCPAAPWGKHNCAHNEDVGVTCTGTPGLDSISDPFSWSWIPGLGRDPDAWLPGELATKPSARQTPSIPEKTTTKAPGKMPKSTKKWVTKNAKRPTTQAPAMPTTKHSRVSGTQSPPELTSRTTSTLATGASRRPTSEFTTRLTTQAPRRLTSHTTVTRTSRAPRERTSKTVATLATQGPRLVTSEATVEPSAELPGQGSPESSTDPAPSPTGAAAGPFRVRLADGPNRCAGRLEVWHAGQWGTVCDDGWDLRDGMVTCWELGCGRVRPRVGKTHYGPGTGPIWLDDVGCKGSESSLSDCPARAWGQHNCDHEEDVGLTCTGYGDEEDYPPWTWDPTSGEDLAKGTTAAGVPGHTLSRETTGSPGAPTPATRRLPSTGDEDCREPSRTGDTPSGGVPAKETPTAATPGPPGTTRSSGHPSLAPRLRGDTGSQRRRWPERRLRPTTARTKPAAPSPPASAAPGPADPPLTSASAPPLIRTAASTPEATPDATSAVPPSPVAASRGSAHRTSTSPGLTGPSPDAAAAPAPTSRLSPTPPPTAPKELTSDPSAPAAATHLSPTSGLTPDPDKAPGRGTSPQPSAVPEPSSSPDRSTGPHPTTAPYSTMTSHPAPTSHPTTAPYSSMTSHPAATSHPTTAPYSTTTSHPTTALYSTMTSHPAPTSHPTTAPYTTMTSHPASTSHPTTAPYSTMISHPAATSHPTTAPYSTMTSHPAATSHPTTTLYLTSTPHATTTPYPTTTPYPTTISHPTVTSHPTSALYPTTTPHATTTPYPTTTPHSTSTPHPTTTPPPITTAQSTTTPHPTTTRHPITTPYPATTPQSTTTPHPATTSSPTTTPHPITAPYPTTAPHPTTTPHLTTTIYHTMTPDLTSASTVTAKSVLTPLGTEPPSPVKPSLHPQLTFTGAPRPSTSPASESSLSPAPSMDIPSTENFKAATSQSPEVTSPPTQTPHSAPDPTVTPVGSSGDHLAPMAHPLDQPPPDHLSLGPAPSPSSGPLGPCEAPVPPVRVMACEPPALVELVAAVRDVGSQLQRLTQALERDQQDRRALGLGLTQLVEAAQGLGQLGEVVKRLAEVAWPPTTSVPTTTTPEWEERPLRGDV, encoded by the exons ATGAGGGTCCTGGCCTGCCTCCTCG AGGAGCGAGGACCTCACTGCCTCACCCCTCCAACCTCCCTTCCAGTGGCTCTGATGGGGACCCAGGCTGTTG GCCAGCGTGGGACAGACTCCAGGGACCATGACGATCCACCTTCAGTCCTGGATGGGGACCCCTGGCCAGGGCTGGCAGGGGAGCTGAGCCCCGGCTCTGAGGAGGCCCCGGTGACGCCTG CACCCCGCCCAGCCGGGACCCCCCAGAGTGGCTCCCGGAAGAAGAGTCCCCGGCTGCCCAAGCCGGCCAAGTCCACCAGGGCCCCAGTGCTGACTGCCGGAGCCCCCCGCCAGG AGCGGCTGCGCCTGGTCTCCGGCCCCCACGGGTGCGCCGGGCGCCTGGAGGTGTGGCATGGCGGGCGCTGGGGCACCGTGTGCGACGACGGCTGGGACCTGCGGGACGCCGCCGTGGCCTGTCGGGAGCTGGGCTGCGGGGGCGCCCTGGCCGCCCCTGGGGGGGCCCGGTTCGGCCCGGGCGCGGGGCCCGTGTGGATGGACGACGTGGGTTGCGGAGGCGGAGAGCAGGCCCTGAGAGACTGTCCCCGAAGCCCCTGGGGCCGGAGCAACTGCGACCACAGCGAGGACGCAGGACTGGTCTGCACAG GCCCAGCCCCCCGGCTGCGTCTGGCCGATGGCCCCCACGGGTGTGCTGGCCGCCTGGAGGTGTGGCACGGCGGGCGCTGGGGCACCGTGTGCGACGATGGCTGGGACCTGCGGGACGCCGCCGTGGCCTGCCGGGAGCTGGGCTGCGGGGGCGCGCTGGCCGCCCCCGGGGGCGCCTTCTTCGGGGAGGGCGCGGGGCCCATCCTTCTGGACGACCTCCGCTGTCGGGGGAACGAGACGGCCTTGCGGTTCTGTCCGGCGCGGCCCTGGGGCCAGCACGACTGCCACCACCGGGAGGACGCCGGGGCCGTGTGTGATG GTATGCCTCTCGGGTATGTCCCTCCCACGGCCCCCGCGGCAGGCAGCAACAGCTCGGGGCCCAGGGGGGCCACATCCAGGCCCCCGCCCCCCACGGCGAGCCAGGCCCCGCAGACGCCCGGTGTCTCAGTTCCGCCCGCACCCCCGACTTTCCTTCAGGAGCCTGGGCCGGATGCCG GATCCCCCCAGCTGCGCCTGGTGGCGGGGCCCAGCAGGTGCTCGGGCCGGCTGGAGGTGTGGCATGCGGGACGCTGGGGGACTGTGTGTGATGATGGCTGGGACCTGCGGGACACAGCCGTGGTCTGCCGGGAGCTGGGCTGCGGGGGGCCGCGGCAGTCTGACCCCACCGCCGGCCGCTTTGGCTGGGGCGCCGGCCCCATCTGGCTGGACGATGTGAGGTGCACGGGGACCGAGGCTGCCCTGGCCGACTGCCCCGCCGCTCCCTGGGGGAAGCACAACTGTGCCCACAATGAGGACGTTGGAGTCACCTGCACGG GAACCCCCGGCCTGGACTCCATCTCAGACCCCTTCAGTTGGAGCTGGATCCCCGGCCTGGGCAGAGACCCGGACGCCTGGCTCCCGGGGGAGCTGGCCACCAAGCCATCTGCGAGGCAGACCCCCAGCATCCCTGAGAAAACCACCACCAAGGCCCCAGGGAAGATGCCCAAAAGCACCAAGAAGTGGGTGACCAAGAACGCAAAGAGACCAACCACTCAGGCCCCGGCGATGCCAACCACTAAGCACTCCAGGGTCTCGGGAACCCAGAGTCCCCCTGAACTGACCTCACGGACCACCAGCACCCTGGCCACGGGGGCCTCCCGAAGACCCACCTCTGAGTTTACCACCAGGCTGACCACGCAGGCCCCCCGCAGGCTGACCTCGCATACCACCGTAACTCGGACTTCTCGAGCCCCCAGGGAACGGACCTCTAAGACTGTGGCGACGCTCGCCACCCAGGGCCCCCGATTAGTGACCTCCGAGGCCACCGTGGAGCCATCCGCTGAGCTCCCAGGACAAGGTTCTCCAGAGTCATCCACGGAcccggccccctcccccaccggCGCAGCAG CAGGCCCGTTCAGGGTTCGTCTAGCGGACGGGCCCAACCGATGTGCCGGGCGGCTGGAGGTGTGGCACGCCGGACAATGGGGGACGGTCTGTGACGACGGCTGGGACCTGCGGGACGGCATGGTGACCTGCTGGGAGCTGGGCTGCGGGAGGGTCCGGCCTCGAGTGGGCAAAACCCACTACGGCCCCGGCACCGGGCCCATCTGGCTGGATGATGTGGGCTGCAAGGGCAGCGAATCCTCGCTGAGCGACTGCCCGGCCCGGGCGTGGGGACAACACAACTGCGACCACGAGGAGGACGTGGGGCTCACCTGCACCG GCTATGGAGACGAGGAGGACTATCCACCCTGGACCTGGGACCCCACCTCGGGGGAGGACCTGGCCAAGGGGACCACCGCTGCAGGGGTGCCCGGACACACCCTTTCCCGGGAAACCACGGGGAGCCCAGGGGCCCCCACCCCAGCAACGAGGCGCCTTCCGAGCACAG GTGACGAGGATTGTCGTGAGCCTTCCCGGACGGGGGACACACCTTCAGGAGGAGTCCCGGCCAAGGAGACCCCCACTGCAGCCACGCCTGGCCCCCCTGGCACCACCAGGAGCTCAGGCCACCCGTCTCTAGCTCCCAGGCTCCGTGGGGACACAG GCTCCCAGAGGAGACGGTGGCCAGAACGCCGACTGCGGCCCACGACGGCCAGGACCAAGCCCGCCGCCCCTTCCCCACCCGCCTCCGCCGCGCCGGGGCCAGCCGACCCTCCACTGACCTCCGCCTCCGCACCGCCGCTCATCCGCACGGCGGCCTCAACGCCAGAGGCGACCCCTGACGCGACCTCCGCGGTGCCGCCCAGCCCGGTCGCGGCCTCTCGGGGGAGCGCCCACCGCACCTCGACGAGCCCCGGCCTTACCGGGCCCTCCCCTGATGCCGCCGCGGCCCCCGCGCCGACCTCTAGGCTTTCACCCACTCCACCGCCCACCGCGCCCAAGGAACTCACCTCAGACCCCTCTGCGCCGGCGGCGGCGACCCACCTCTCCCCTACCTCCGGGCTGACCCCGGATCCGGACAAAGCCCCAGGCCGGGGCACGTCTCCACAGCCTAGCGCAGTTCCAGAACCTTCCAGTTCCCCAGACCGCTCCACAGGGCCTCACCCCACCACGGCCCCGTACTCCACCATGACCTCTCACCCTGCACCGACCTCTCACCCCACCACGGCCCCGTACTCCTCCATGACCTCTCACCCCGCAGCGACCTCTCACCCCACCACGGCCCCGTACTCCACCACGACCTCTCACCCCACCACGGCCCTGTACTCCACCATGACCTCTCATCCCGCACCGACCTCTCACCCCACCACGGCCCCGTACACCACCATGACCTCTCACCCCGCATCGACCTCTCACCCCACCACGGCCCCGTACTCCACCATGATCTCTCACCCCGCAGCGACCTCTCACCCCACCACGGCCCCGTACTCCACCATGACCTCTCACCCCGCAGCAACCTCTCACCCCACTACTACCCTTTACCTCACCTCGACCCCTCACGCCACCACGACCCCTTATCCCACCACGACCCCTTATCCCACCACAATCTCTCACCCTACAGTGACCTCTCACCCCACTTCTGCCCTTTACCCCACCACGACCCCTCACGCCACCACGACCCCTtatcccaccaccacccctcacTCTACCTCAACCCCTCACCCCACCACGACCCCCCCTCCCATCACTACTGCTCAGTCCACCACGACCCCTCACCCCACCACGACCCGTCACCCCATCACCACCCCTTACCCTGCCACGACCCCTCAGTCCACCACAACCCCTCACCCAGCCACGACCTCTTCCCCTACCACAACTCCTCACCCCATCACCGCCCCTTACCCCACTACAGCTCCTCACCCCACCACGACTCCTCACCTCACTACCACTATTTACCACACCATGACTCCTGACCTCACCTCAGCCTCTACGGTCACTGCCAAGTCCGTTCTAACTCCCTTGGGAACAGAACCTCCCTCTCCAGTGAAGCCCAGCCTGCACCCCCAGTTGACCTTCACAGGGGCCCCTCGCCCCTCCACATCTCCAGCCTCAGAGTCCAGCCTGTCTCCTGCCCCAAGCATGGACATACCGTCCACTGAGAACTTCAAAGCAGCCACAAGCCAGAGCCCCGAAGTAACCTCTCCACCTACCCAGACTCCACACTCAGCCCCTGACCCCACTGTGACCCCTGTGGGGTCATCTGGGGACCATCTGGCTCCTATGGCCCACCCCTTGGATCAACCACCCCCTGACCACCTCTCCCTTGGGCCAGCTCCCAGTCCAAGCTCAGGCCCTCTGGGCCCATGTGAGGCCCCAGTGCCGCCTGTGAGGGTCATGGCTTGTGAGCCGCCTGCCCTGGTAGAGCTGGTGGCCGCTGTGAGGGACGTGGGCAGCCAGCTGCAGAGGCTGACCCAGGCCCTGGAGCGAGATCAACAGGACCGCCGAGCCCTGGGACTGGGCTTGACCCAGCTGGTGGAGGCCGCCCAGGGTCTGGGGCAGCTGGGTGAGGTTGTGAAGAGACTGGCAGAGGTGGCCTGGCCCCCCACCACATCTGTACCAACCACTACCACCCCTGAGTGGGAAGAGAGGCCTCTGCGGGGAGATGTGTGA
- the SSC5D gene encoding soluble scavenger receptor cysteine-rich domain-containing protein SSC5D isoform X4, giving the protein MRVLACLLVALMGTQAVERLRLADGPHGCAGRLEVWHGGRWGTVCDDGWDLRDAAVACRELGCGGALAAPGGAFFGEGAGPVWLSELACRGGERQLGLCPHRGWKAHICSHEEDAGVVCAGQRGTDSRDHDDPPSVLDGDPWPGLAGELSPGSEEAPVTPAPRPAGTPQSGSRKKSPRLPKPAKSTRAPVLTAGAPRQERLRLVSGPHGCAGRLEVWHGGRWGTVCDDGWDLRDAAVACRELGCGGALAAPGGARFGPGAGPVWMDDVGCGGGEQALRDCPRSPWGRSNCDHSEDAGLVCTGPAPRLRLADGPHGCAGRLEVWHGGRWGTVCDDGWDLRDAAVACRELGCGGALAAPGGAFFGEGAGPILLDDLRCRGNETALRFCPARPWGQHDCHHREDAGAVCDGMPLGYVPPTAPAAGSNSSGPRGATSRPPPPTASQAPQTPGVSVPPAPPTFLQEPGPDAGSPQLRLVAGPSRCSGRLEVWHAGRWGTVCDDGWDLRDTAVVCRELGCGGPRQSDPTAGRFGWGAGPIWLDDVRCTGTEAALADCPAAPWGKHNCAHNEDVGVTCTGTPGLDSISDPFSWSWIPGLGRDPDAWLPGELATKPSARQTPSIPEKTTTKAPGKMPKSTKKWVTKNAKRPTTQAPAMPTTKHSRVSGTQSPPELTSRTTSTLATGASRRPTSEFTTRLTTQAPRRLTSHTTVTRTSRAPRERTSKTVATLATQGPRLVTSEATVEPSAELPGQGSPESSTDPAPSPTGAAGPFRVRLADGPNRCAGRLEVWHAGQWGTVCDDGWDLRDGMVTCWELGCGRVRPRVGKTHYGPGTGPIWLDDVGCKGSESSLSDCPARAWGQHNCDHEEDVGLTCTGYGDEEDYPPWTWDPTSGEDLAKGTTAAGVPGHTLSRETTGSPGAPTPATRRLPSTGDEDCREPSRTGDTPSGGVPAKETPTAATPGPPGTTRSSGHPSLAPRLRGDTGSQRRRWPERRLRPTTARTKPAAPSPPASAAPGPADPPLTSASAPPLIRTAASTPEATPDATSAVPPSPVAASRGSAHRTSTSPGLTGPSPDAAAAPAPTSRLSPTPPPTAPKELTSDPSAPAAATHLSPTSGLTPDPDKAPGRGTSPQPSAVPEPSSSPDRSTGPHPTTAPYSTMTSHPAPTSHPTTAPYSSMTSHPAATSHPTTAPYSTTTSHPTTALYSTMTSHPAPTSHPTTAPYTTMTSHPASTSHPTTAPYSTMISHPAATSHPTTAPYSTMTSHPAATSHPTTTLYLTSTPHATTTPYPTTTPYPTTISHPTVTSHPTSALYPTTTPHATTTPYPTTTPHSTSTPHPTTTPPPITTAQSTTTPHPTTTRHPITTPYPATTPQSTTTPHPATTSSPTTTPHPITAPYPTTAPHPTTTPHLTTTIYHTMTPDLTSASTVTAKSVLTPLGTEPPSPVKPSLHPQLTFTGAPRPSTSPASESSLSPAPSMDIPSTENFKAATSQSPEVTSPPTQTPHSAPDPTVTPVGSSGDHLAPMAHPLDQPPPDHLSLGPAPSPSSGPLGPCEAPVPPVRVMACEPPALVELVAAVRDVGSQLQRLTQALERDQQDRRALGLGLTQLVEAAQGLGQLGEVVKRLAEVAWPPTTSVPTTTTPEWEERPLRGDV; this is encoded by the exons ATGAGGGTCCTGGCCTGCCTCCTCG TGGCTCTGATGGGGACCCAGGCTGTTG AGCGGCTGCGTCTGGCCGACGGGCCCCATGGGTGCGCGGGCCGCCTGGAGGTGTGGCACGGCGGGCGCTGGGGCACCGTGTGCGATGACGGCTGGGACCTGCGGGACGCCGCCGTGGCCTGCCGGGAGCTGGGCTGCGGGGGCGCGCTGGCCGCCCCTGGGGGCGCCTTCTTTGGGGAGGGCGCAGGGCCCGTGTGGTTGAGCGAACTGGCCTGCCGGGGCGGGGAGCGGCAGCTGGGCCTCTGCCCCCACCGGGGCTGGAAGGCCCACATCTGCTCACACGAGGAGGATGCGGGGGTCGTCTGTGCAG GCCAGCGTGGGACAGACTCCAGGGACCATGACGATCCACCTTCAGTCCTGGATGGGGACCCCTGGCCAGGGCTGGCAGGGGAGCTGAGCCCCGGCTCTGAGGAGGCCCCGGTGACGCCTG CACCCCGCCCAGCCGGGACCCCCCAGAGTGGCTCCCGGAAGAAGAGTCCCCGGCTGCCCAAGCCGGCCAAGTCCACCAGGGCCCCAGTGCTGACTGCCGGAGCCCCCCGCCAGG AGCGGCTGCGCCTGGTCTCCGGCCCCCACGGGTGCGCCGGGCGCCTGGAGGTGTGGCATGGCGGGCGCTGGGGCACCGTGTGCGACGACGGCTGGGACCTGCGGGACGCCGCCGTGGCCTGTCGGGAGCTGGGCTGCGGGGGCGCCCTGGCCGCCCCTGGGGGGGCCCGGTTCGGCCCGGGCGCGGGGCCCGTGTGGATGGACGACGTGGGTTGCGGAGGCGGAGAGCAGGCCCTGAGAGACTGTCCCCGAAGCCCCTGGGGCCGGAGCAACTGCGACCACAGCGAGGACGCAGGACTGGTCTGCACAG GCCCAGCCCCCCGGCTGCGTCTGGCCGATGGCCCCCACGGGTGTGCTGGCCGCCTGGAGGTGTGGCACGGCGGGCGCTGGGGCACCGTGTGCGACGATGGCTGGGACCTGCGGGACGCCGCCGTGGCCTGCCGGGAGCTGGGCTGCGGGGGCGCGCTGGCCGCCCCCGGGGGCGCCTTCTTCGGGGAGGGCGCGGGGCCCATCCTTCTGGACGACCTCCGCTGTCGGGGGAACGAGACGGCCTTGCGGTTCTGTCCGGCGCGGCCCTGGGGCCAGCACGACTGCCACCACCGGGAGGACGCCGGGGCCGTGTGTGATG GTATGCCTCTCGGGTATGTCCCTCCCACGGCCCCCGCGGCAGGCAGCAACAGCTCGGGGCCCAGGGGGGCCACATCCAGGCCCCCGCCCCCCACGGCGAGCCAGGCCCCGCAGACGCCCGGTGTCTCAGTTCCGCCCGCACCCCCGACTTTCCTTCAGGAGCCTGGGCCGGATGCCG GATCCCCCCAGCTGCGCCTGGTGGCGGGGCCCAGCAGGTGCTCGGGCCGGCTGGAGGTGTGGCATGCGGGACGCTGGGGGACTGTGTGTGATGATGGCTGGGACCTGCGGGACACAGCCGTGGTCTGCCGGGAGCTGGGCTGCGGGGGGCCGCGGCAGTCTGACCCCACCGCCGGCCGCTTTGGCTGGGGCGCCGGCCCCATCTGGCTGGACGATGTGAGGTGCACGGGGACCGAGGCTGCCCTGGCCGACTGCCCCGCCGCTCCCTGGGGGAAGCACAACTGTGCCCACAATGAGGACGTTGGAGTCACCTGCACGG GAACCCCCGGCCTGGACTCCATCTCAGACCCCTTCAGTTGGAGCTGGATCCCCGGCCTGGGCAGAGACCCGGACGCCTGGCTCCCGGGGGAGCTGGCCACCAAGCCATCTGCGAGGCAGACCCCCAGCATCCCTGAGAAAACCACCACCAAGGCCCCAGGGAAGATGCCCAAAAGCACCAAGAAGTGGGTGACCAAGAACGCAAAGAGACCAACCACTCAGGCCCCGGCGATGCCAACCACTAAGCACTCCAGGGTCTCGGGAACCCAGAGTCCCCCTGAACTGACCTCACGGACCACCAGCACCCTGGCCACGGGGGCCTCCCGAAGACCCACCTCTGAGTTTACCACCAGGCTGACCACGCAGGCCCCCCGCAGGCTGACCTCGCATACCACCGTAACTCGGACTTCTCGAGCCCCCAGGGAACGGACCTCTAAGACTGTGGCGACGCTCGCCACCCAGGGCCCCCGATTAGTGACCTCCGAGGCCACCGTGGAGCCATCCGCTGAGCTCCCAGGACAAGGTTCTCCAGAGTCATCCACGGAcccggccccctcccccaccggCGCAGCAG GCCCGTTCAGGGTTCGTCTAGCGGACGGGCCCAACCGATGTGCCGGGCGGCTGGAGGTGTGGCACGCCGGACAATGGGGGACGGTCTGTGACGACGGCTGGGACCTGCGGGACGGCATGGTGACCTGCTGGGAGCTGGGCTGCGGGAGGGTCCGGCCTCGAGTGGGCAAAACCCACTACGGCCCCGGCACCGGGCCCATCTGGCTGGATGATGTGGGCTGCAAGGGCAGCGAATCCTCGCTGAGCGACTGCCCGGCCCGGGCGTGGGGACAACACAACTGCGACCACGAGGAGGACGTGGGGCTCACCTGCACCG GCTATGGAGACGAGGAGGACTATCCACCCTGGACCTGGGACCCCACCTCGGGGGAGGACCTGGCCAAGGGGACCACCGCTGCAGGGGTGCCCGGACACACCCTTTCCCGGGAAACCACGGGGAGCCCAGGGGCCCCCACCCCAGCAACGAGGCGCCTTCCGAGCACAG GTGACGAGGATTGTCGTGAGCCTTCCCGGACGGGGGACACACCTTCAGGAGGAGTCCCGGCCAAGGAGACCCCCACTGCAGCCACGCCTGGCCCCCCTGGCACCACCAGGAGCTCAGGCCACCCGTCTCTAGCTCCCAGGCTCCGTGGGGACACAG GCTCCCAGAGGAGACGGTGGCCAGAACGCCGACTGCGGCCCACGACGGCCAGGACCAAGCCCGCCGCCCCTTCCCCACCCGCCTCCGCCGCGCCGGGGCCAGCCGACCCTCCACTGACCTCCGCCTCCGCACCGCCGCTCATCCGCACGGCGGCCTCAACGCCAGAGGCGACCCCTGACGCGACCTCCGCGGTGCCGCCCAGCCCGGTCGCGGCCTCTCGGGGGAGCGCCCACCGCACCTCGACGAGCCCCGGCCTTACCGGGCCCTCCCCTGATGCCGCCGCGGCCCCCGCGCCGACCTCTAGGCTTTCACCCACTCCACCGCCCACCGCGCCCAAGGAACTCACCTCAGACCCCTCTGCGCCGGCGGCGGCGACCCACCTCTCCCCTACCTCCGGGCTGACCCCGGATCCGGACAAAGCCCCAGGCCGGGGCACGTCTCCACAGCCTAGCGCAGTTCCAGAACCTTCCAGTTCCCCAGACCGCTCCACAGGGCCTCACCCCACCACGGCCCCGTACTCCACCATGACCTCTCACCCTGCACCGACCTCTCACCCCACCACGGCCCCGTACTCCTCCATGACCTCTCACCCCGCAGCGACCTCTCACCCCACCACGGCCCCGTACTCCACCACGACCTCTCACCCCACCACGGCCCTGTACTCCACCATGACCTCTCATCCCGCACCGACCTCTCACCCCACCACGGCCCCGTACACCACCATGACCTCTCACCCCGCATCGACCTCTCACCCCACCACGGCCCCGTACTCCACCATGATCTCTCACCCCGCAGCGACCTCTCACCCCACCACGGCCCCGTACTCCACCATGACCTCTCACCCCGCAGCAACCTCTCACCCCACTACTACCCTTTACCTCACCTCGACCCCTCACGCCACCACGACCCCTTATCCCACCACGACCCCTTATCCCACCACAATCTCTCACCCTACAGTGACCTCTCACCCCACTTCTGCCCTTTACCCCACCACGACCCCTCACGCCACCACGACCCCTtatcccaccaccacccctcacTCTACCTCAACCCCTCACCCCACCACGACCCCCCCTCCCATCACTACTGCTCAGTCCACCACGACCCCTCACCCCACCACGACCCGTCACCCCATCACCACCCCTTACCCTGCCACGACCCCTCAGTCCACCACAACCCCTCACCCAGCCACGACCTCTTCCCCTACCACAACTCCTCACCCCATCACCGCCCCTTACCCCACTACAGCTCCTCACCCCACCACGACTCCTCACCTCACTACCACTATTTACCACACCATGACTCCTGACCTCACCTCAGCCTCTACGGTCACTGCCAAGTCCGTTCTAACTCCCTTGGGAACAGAACCTCCCTCTCCAGTGAAGCCCAGCCTGCACCCCCAGTTGACCTTCACAGGGGCCCCTCGCCCCTCCACATCTCCAGCCTCAGAGTCCAGCCTGTCTCCTGCCCCAAGCATGGACATACCGTCCACTGAGAACTTCAAAGCAGCCACAAGCCAGAGCCCCGAAGTAACCTCTCCACCTACCCAGACTCCACACTCAGCCCCTGACCCCACTGTGACCCCTGTGGGGTCATCTGGGGACCATCTGGCTCCTATGGCCCACCCCTTGGATCAACCACCCCCTGACCACCTCTCCCTTGGGCCAGCTCCCAGTCCAAGCTCAGGCCCTCTGGGCCCATGTGAGGCCCCAGTGCCGCCTGTGAGGGTCATGGCTTGTGAGCCGCCTGCCCTGGTAGAGCTGGTGGCCGCTGTGAGGGACGTGGGCAGCCAGCTGCAGAGGCTGACCCAGGCCCTGGAGCGAGATCAACAGGACCGCCGAGCCCTGGGACTGGGCTTGACCCAGCTGGTGGAGGCCGCCCAGGGTCTGGGGCAGCTGGGTGAGGTTGTGAAGAGACTGGCAGAGGTGGCCTGGCCCCCCACCACATCTGTACCAACCACTACCACCCCTGAGTGGGAAGAGAGGCCTCTGCGGGGAGATGTGTGA